From the genome of Streptomyces ficellus:
CTACGGTCACACCGCATACGTACGTGGGAGAGGTGGGCAGCAACGTGGCAAGGAGCAGCTCGGGATTCGTGGCCGGGCTCACCGCGGCGGCCATGGCGGCGGTCGCCTTCCTCGCCTACCAGGCGTCGGCCAGTGCCCCGGCCGACCTGAAGGCCGGCTCGCCCGCCCCCGCCGCGTCGCCGTCGGCCCCCGCGCCCGGCGCCCTCCCGAAGGACCCCGCCGTCACGGCGCTCGCGCTGCCGAAGCAGTCGGGCTCGGGCGTGCGGGTGGTGTACTCGCTCGGTGAGCGGCGGGTGTGGCTGGTGGACGAGAAAAACGTGGTGGCGCGTACGTTCGCGGTGATGCCGAGCACGGTCGACCCGGCTCCGGGCACGTACGCCGTGACGTCGCGCTCGGGCAGCGTGTCCGGCTCCGACGGCGTCAGGATCGAGCACGTGGTGCGGTTCGCGAGCGTCGACGGCGTGACGATCGGCTTCAGCGCGGCGGTCGACGGCACCATGGCCACCCCGGACCCGCAGCGCCGGACGGGCGGCATCCGCATGAAGCGGACCGACGGCAACGCGATGTGGACGTTCGCGACGGTCAACTCGAAGGTCGTCGTCGTCCCGTAGGCCTCACCGGCGCCGAACGGAACCCGCGCACCCGCGCACCCGCGCCCTGGCAGGGGGCGTGCACGGCGCACATGGGGTCGCGGATCACGCGGAGTAGCGCTGATGCCTGGCGGTCGGCGCTCAGGCCGCCCGGCGGCGTTCCGGGGCGGTCTCGGCGGTCCTGTCGGCGGCGGAGTTCGTCTCCCGCGCGTCCAGAACGTCCCCGACGCCGGGCGCGGGAGTCTGGTCGGCGTCAGCGGTCCCTGGCGGCGTGGAGACGGCGCTGGCCGCCGCGCACGACGCCAGCAGATCACGCATCGACACATTCTGCTCGGACGTCGGCATGGTCGCCTCCTGGGGCTACGGGGGCATGGTTAGGTACACCTAACCAGGTCCTGGTCTCCATGGGACCACGCCTCGGAGGTACGGCGCAACATCATGCCGACGTCTTGTCGGAAACTACGGCGGGCACGCTGCGTGACGCCGTCGCCCCGTCACCCCGTCGGCCCGTCTCCCCCTCGCCCCGTCCACCCCGTCACCCCAGCGCCAGGTCCACGCCCGCCCAGCGCTCCCCGTACCCGCTCAGCGTCACGACCCGCCGGTCGTCGTCGGTGGAGCCGACGACCCGGTGGATGACGACGTGCAGCCGGTCGTCCGTGAGGTCCTCCACCTTGCCCTCGCCCCACTCCACGACCACCACCGAGTCGGGCAGCGAGACGTCGAGGTCGAGGTCCTCCATCTCGTCGAGCCCGCCGCCCAGCCGGTAGGCGTCGACGTGCACGAGGGCGGGGCCGCCGGTGAGGGACGGGTGGACGCGCGCGATGACGAACGTCGGGGACGTCACCGCGCCGCGCACCCCGAGGCCCTCGCCGAGCCCGCGCGTCAGCGTCGTCTTGCCGGCGCCGAGCTCGCCGGTGAGCATGACGAGGTCGCCGGGGCGCAGCAGCTTGGCGAGCGTGCGGCCCAGGTCCTGGGTCTGCTCGGGGGCGTGCAGGGTGAGACGGGCGGTGGCCGTGGCCCCCTCAGGGGCCGGGCTGTGCGGTGCTTCCATACGTGCCAACGTTAGTCGCTGCCGATACGGCACCGACCCGGACCAGCAGGTCCGCGAGCCGGTCGGTGACCGTCTCGGGGTGCTCCAGCATCACCAGGTGGCCGCCGTCGGGGACGATGACCAGCTCCGCGTCCGGGAGCAGGCCGGCGATGGCCTCGGTGTGGGAGCTCGGCGTCACCAGGTCCTGGTCCCCGGCCAGCGCCAGCACCGGCACCTCGGCGAAGACGCCCAGCGCCTCCGCCTTGTCGTGCTCGGTGAACGCCGGGTAGAACTCGGCGACCACGTCGATGGGGGTGCCCTCGATCATGCGCTCGGCGAACCGGGCGACCGCCGGGTCCACGTCCCGCGACGAGAACGAATAGCGCTTGATGAGCCCCGCGAACAGGTCCGCGGTGGCCCGCCGCCCGCGCTCCACCAGCTCCGCCTGCGAGCCGAGCGCCCGCAGTATCCCGGGCAGCACCCGGCGCACGGCGTTCACGCCCGCGACGGGCAGCCCGTAGTTGACCTCGCCGAGGTTGCCGCACGAGGTGCCGACGAAGGCGACGCCGACGACCCGCTCGCGGATGAGCTCCGGGTACTGCTCGGCCAGCGCCATCACCGTCATGCCGCCCATCGAGTGCCCCACCAGCACCAGCGGGCCCTCGGGCGCGGCGGCGTCGAGGACCGTCTTGAGGTCGCGGCCGAGCTGGTCGATGGAGACCGGCACCCGGTCCGGGCCCTGCTGGGCGGCGCCCCGCCCGGAACGGCCGTGGCTGCGCTGGTCCCAGTGGACGGTGCGGACCAGGCCGCGCAGGGCTGCGCGCTGGAAGTGCCAGGAGTCCTGGTTGAGGCAGTAGCCGTGGCTGAAGACGACGGTGACGGGGCCGGGCGTGCGGCGCCCGAAGAGCCGGCGGCGGCGCGGCGCGCTGCCGTCCGCCTCCACCTCGTCGACCTCGTAGTACAGCGGGGTGCCGTCGTCGGCCTCGGCCCGGCCGGGCGTGCCGCGCAGCGAGCCGTACGGGCCGGCCGCGTCCAGTGCGAGGCGCGCCTTGCGGCGCATGCCGCGCCCGACGGTGAGCCGCTCGATGGCGACACCGGCCGCCGCGCCCGCCGCGACCACTCCTATCGCGGCCCCGGCGAAACCGGCGCGGCGCCAATTGCCGGCCGCGGCGGACATCGCTTCCGCCGCGGCCACCGAACTGGTCTCACTCACTACGGCTGCTCCTCAAGGCTCCCGTTACTCGTTCAGGTAGACGCGCGGTACGCGCGAACCGATGCGCGTCACGATCTCGTACGCGATCGTGTCCGCGGCGCGCGCCCAGTCCTCGGCGGTCGGCTCACCGTCATCGCCTGCCCCGAACAGCACGGCTTGTGCACCGGGTTCGACATCGTCCCCCTCAAGGTCGACGACGAACTGGTCCATCGCGACCCGTCCGGCCACCGTCCGGACCCTGCCGCCGACCAGCACCGGGCCGCGCCCGGAGGCGTGGCGGGGGATGCCGTCGGCGTACCCGAGGGGTACGAGCCCGAGGCTGGTGGGGCCCTCGGTGACGTAGTGGTGGCCGTAGCTGACGCCGTGCCCGGACGGCACGTCCTTGACGAGTGCGACGCTGCCGACCAGCCGCATGACGGGCCGCAGCCCGAGGTCCGCGGACGTCCCGACCTCCGGGCTCGGCGAGACCCCGTACGTCGCGATCCCGGGGCGGACGAGGTCGAAGTACGTCTCGGGGAGGGTGAGCGTGGCCGGGGAGTTGGCCATGTGCCGCACCTCGGGCTCGACGCCGGCCTTCTCGGCGTACGTGAGCATCTCGTGGAACGTTTCCAGCTGGGCGCCGATGGAGGGGTGCCCGGGCTCGTCGGCGCACGCGAAGTGCGACCAGAGGCCGGTGACCTTCAACAGGCCCTCGCGCTGGGCGGTGAGCGCCTCGCCGACGAGCCGGGGCCAGTCGGCGGGCTGGCAGCCGTTGCGCCCGAGCCCGGTGTCAGCCTTGAGCTGCACGCGCGCCGGCTGTGCGGTCCGGCGCGCGGCCTCCTTGACCTCGTCCAGGGCCCACATCCCGCTCACGCCCATGTCCAGGCCCGCCCGGATGCCCTCGTCCCACGGGTCGCCGGGCGTCCACAGCCAGCACAGCACGGGCGCGTCGATCCCGGCCGCCCGCAGCGCGAGCGCCTCGTGGGGCGTGGCGGTCCCGAGCCAGGTGGCCCCGGCCTCCAGCGCCGCCCGCGCGCAGGGCACCGCCCCGTGCCCGTACGCGTCGGCCTTCACGACGCCCATGACCTGAACGTCCGGCCCCACGCGGCCCCGCAGGGCACGCACATTGGCGCGCAGCGCGCCGAGGTCGATCTCGGCGCGGGCGCGAAGGGTCTGCGGTGTCTCACTCATCGCGCCCAGTCTCTCAGGTACGCGCCCCCCACCCTCCGCGTCCCCGCCCACGCGTCGACCCGACCGGGGTCACCCCGGGCGAGCCCGGCGGCTCTGGAGCGCCTGGGGCACGGCCGACCAGGCGGGTCCGGCGGGCCCGGTCGGCACGGTGGGTCCGGTCGGCACGGCCGACCAGGCGGGTCCGGGTCGCCCCCGGGCCGGGTGGCGGGTCCCCGTAGACCCGCCCACCCACAGACGGGGTGCGGCCGGGCGGCAGGGCGCGGCCTGGCAGGGGGCGACCCGAGTGGCGGTCGGGGATGGACGGGTGTGGCTCCCGGGGCGGCGGCGCACCCGGCCCGGGAGGCGGGCGGGGGCAGACGGGCCGCCCCGGGCGCCCCCGCCTCAGCCGCTCCGCACGTCCCGCCAGGCCCCCGGGAGCGCTTCGGCGACGTCACAGGCCGCGACGGGGGCGTCGCGGGAGGCGTGGCGGGCGGCGAGGCCGTGGAGGTACGCCCCGGCCGACGCGGCGTCGCGCGGCGCGAGGCCCGCCGCGAGGAGGGAGCCCGTGAGGCCCGACAGGACGTCGCCGCTGCCGGCGGTGGCCAGCCAGGGCGTACCCGTGGGGTTGACGCGCACCGGGCCGGTGGGTGAGGCGACGAGGGTCGTCGAGCCCTTGAGCAGCACCGTCGCGCCGTACCGCCCGGCGAGTTCCCGTACCGCCTCCAGGCGCCGGGACTCCACGTCCTCCCGCGCCGTGCCCAGGAGCGCCGCCGCCTCGCCGGCGTGCGGGGTGAGGACGGTGGGCGCCGGGCGGGCGCGGACCGCCGGAGGGTCGAGGCTCCGCAGACCGTCGGCGTCCACCAGGACGGGGACGTCGGAGGCGAGGACGTCGTCCACTCCCGGCGTGTCGCCGAGGCCCGGGCCGATCACCCACGCCTGGACGCGCCCCGCCTTGGCGGGCGGCCCGGCGTGCACCAGGGTCTCCGGGTGGCGGGCGAGCACCGCGTCGCCGGCCGGACCGACGTACCGCACCGCGCCCGCGCCGCCCCGCAGCGCGCCGGACACGGCGAGGACGGCCGCGCCGGGGTAGCGGGCCGAGCCGGCGACGATCCCGACGACGCCGCGCCGGTACTTGTCGCTCTCCCCCACCGGGACGGGCAGCAGCCGGGCCACGTCCGCGTGCTGGAGGGCCTCGACCTCGGGCGCCGGCGGCAGGGCGAGCCCGATGTCGACGAGCCGCAGCGCACCCGCGTACTCCCGCGCCGGGTCGATCAGCAGCCCCGGCTTGTACGCCCCGAACGTGACCGTCGCGTCCGCCCGCACCGCCTCCCCGTGAACCTCGCCCGTGTCGGCGTCCACCCCGCTCGGCAGGTCGACGGCCACGAGGACGGCACCGGAGTCGCGGGCCGCCCGCACCACGGGCACCGCTTCGGGGCGCAGGCCGCCGCGCCCACCGATCCCGGTGATGCCGTCCACCACGAGATCGGCCCGCGCCAGCACGCCGTACGGGTCGTCGGCGACCCGGCCCCCGGCGCCCAGCAGGGCCGCGAGCCCCGCCTCGTGGGCGCGCGAGCCGAGCAGCACCGCCGACACGCCCGCCCCCCGGCGCGCCAGGCGCACACCCGCGTACAGCGCGTCGCCCCCGTTGTCGCCGCTGCCGACGAGCAGCACCACGCGGGCGCCGTACACGCGGCGCAGCAGCCCGGCGCACGTGGTGGCCAGGCCCGCCGCCGCCCGCTGCATCAGCGCGCCGTCCGGCAGCTTCGCCATCACCTCGGCCTCGGCGGCCCGTACTGTCTCCACGCGGTAAGCGGTACGCATGGGCTCAACCCTCCGCGATCACCACCGCCGACGCCACCCCCGCGTCATGGCTGAGCGACACGTGCCACTGCCGGACGCCCAGTTCGGCGGCGCGGGCCGCGACCGTGCCGCTCACCCGCAGCCGGGGCTGCCCGGTGTCCTCGACGTACACCTCCGCGTCCGTCCACTGGAGCCCGGCGGGCGCGCCGAGCGCCTTCGCGAGGGCCTCCTTCGCCGCGAACCGCGCCGCGAGCGAGGCGATCCCCCGGCGTTCGCCGCTCGGCAGCAGCAGTTCCCGCTC
Proteins encoded in this window:
- the tsaE gene encoding tRNA (adenosine(37)-N6)-threonylcarbamoyltransferase complex ATPase subunit type 1 TsaE, whose product is MEAPHSPAPEGATATARLTLHAPEQTQDLGRTLAKLLRPGDLVMLTGELGAGKTTLTRGLGEGLGVRGAVTSPTFVIARVHPSLTGGPALVHVDAYRLGGGLDEMEDLDLDVSLPDSVVVVEWGEGKVEDLTDDRLHVVIHRVVGSTDDDRRVVTLSGYGERWAGVDLALG
- a CDS encoding alpha/beta fold hydrolase, encoding MSAAAGNWRRAGFAGAAIGVVAAGAAAGVAIERLTVGRGMRRKARLALDAAGPYGSLRGTPGRAEADDGTPLYYEVDEVEADGSAPRRRRLFGRRTPGPVTVVFSHGYCLNQDSWHFQRAALRGLVRTVHWDQRSHGRSGRGAAQQGPDRVPVSIDQLGRDLKTVLDAAAPEGPLVLVGHSMGGMTVMALAEQYPELIRERVVGVAFVGTSCGNLGEVNYGLPVAGVNAVRRVLPGILRALGSQAELVERGRRATADLFAGLIKRYSFSSRDVDPAVARFAERMIEGTPIDVVAEFYPAFTEHDKAEALGVFAEVPVLALAGDQDLVTPSSHTEAIAGLLPDAELVIVPDGGHLVMLEHPETVTDRLADLLVRVGAVSAATNVGTYGSTAQPGP
- the alr gene encoding alanine racemase; this encodes MSETPQTLRARAEIDLGALRANVRALRGRVGPDVQVMGVVKADAYGHGAVPCARAALEAGATWLGTATPHEALALRAAGIDAPVLCWLWTPGDPWDEGIRAGLDMGVSGMWALDEVKEAARRTAQPARVQLKADTGLGRNGCQPADWPRLVGEALTAQREGLLKVTGLWSHFACADEPGHPSIGAQLETFHEMLTYAEKAGVEPEVRHMANSPATLTLPETYFDLVRPGIATYGVSPSPEVGTSADLGLRPVMRLVGSVALVKDVPSGHGVSYGHHYVTEGPTSLGLVPLGYADGIPRHASGRGPVLVGGRVRTVAGRVAMDQFVVDLEGDDVEPGAQAVLFGAGDDGEPTAEDWARAADTIAYEIVTRIGSRVPRVYLNE
- a CDS encoding holo-ACP synthase, producing the protein MIIGVGIDVAEIDRFAAALKRTPHMAERLFVERELLLPSGERRGIASLAARFAAKEALAKALGAPAGLQWTDAEVYVEDTGQPRLRVSGTVAARAAELGVRQWHVSLSHDAGVASAVVIAEG
- a CDS encoding NAD(P)H-hydrate dehydratase; this encodes MRTAYRVETVRAAEAEVMAKLPDGALMQRAAAGLATTCAGLLRRVYGARVVLLVGSGDNGGDALYAGVRLARRGAGVSAVLLGSRAHEAGLAALLGAGGRVADDPYGVLARADLVVDGITGIGGRGGLRPEAVPVVRAARDSGAVLVAVDLPSGVDADTGEVHGEAVRADATVTFGAYKPGLLIDPAREYAGALRLVDIGLALPPAPEVEALQHADVARLLPVPVGESDKYRRGVVGIVAGSARYPGAAVLAVSGALRGGAGAVRYVGPAGDAVLARHPETLVHAGPPAKAGRVQAWVIGPGLGDTPGVDDVLASDVPVLVDADGLRSLDPPAVRARPAPTVLTPHAGEAAALLGTAREDVESRRLEAVRELAGRYGATVLLKGSTTLVASPTGPVRVNPTGTPWLATAGSGDVLSGLTGSLLAAGLAPRDAASAGAYLHGLAARHASRDAPVAACDVAEALPGAWRDVRSG